The genomic stretch TTTGTTCGGTATCACGTATGCCTTTTGCGGTCAGACGTTCTCCTGAAAAATAAATTTCTCCTTCATACGTTCCGCTGGGATAAATACCGCATAACACCTTCATTAGTGTGGATTTACCGGAACCGTTTTCCCCGCACAGTGATAACACTTCCCCGGCAGATAACGTCAGGCTGATATTATCGACAGCTTTTACAGAGCCAAATTTCTTGGTGATATTTCGCATATCCAGCAGGGCTGATTTTTCATATTTTTCTGGCATGGTATTTTATCCTGATAAAAACAACACTCCGCGAAGACGTGTTGTTTTCATAGAAAATATTGAAAAATTAAAGGTCGGATTTTTTATGGAATCCGTCAGCCACTACAGTGCTTTCGATATTATTTTTATCGACCTGAATGGGTGTTAATAAATAAGAAGGAACGTCTTTTTTACCGTTATTTAACGTGGCATTGGATTTTGGTGTTTCGCCCTTGCCGAGCTGAACAGCAATTTCCGCTGCGTCGTTGGCCAGTTTAGTGATGGGTTTGTACACCGTCATGGTCTGCGTGCCGGCTTCGATACGTTTGATGGCGGCCAGATCCGCATCCTGTCCGGAAATGGCGACTTTGCCCGCCAAGCCTTGTGCAGACAAGGCCTGCACCGCACCGCCCGCCGTGGCATCGTTGGACGCCACGACCGCATCAATCTTGTTGTTATTGGCCGTCAGCGCGTTTTCCATGATCTTCAGCGCATTCTCCGGCAACCAGCCGTCAGCCCACTGATCGCCGACCACTTTGATCTTTCCGTCTTTGATTAACGGGTTCAGCACTTTCATTTGTCCGGCGCGGAACAGCTTGGCGTTGTTATCCACCGGCGAGCCGCCCATCAGGAAGTAATTGCCCTGCGGCACGCGGTCTACCAGGCTTTGCGCCTGAAGTTCGCCCACTTTCTCGTTATCAAACGAGATATAAAAATCGATGTCGGCGTTGTTGATCATGCGGTCATAGGCCAGCACTTTGATGCCTTCGCGCTTGGCTTCGGCAATCACATTACTCAGCACTTCGCCGTTATAAGGAATGATGACCAGCACATCGACGCCCCGGTTAATCATGTTCTCGATCTGCGCCATCTGTGTTTCTTCATTGCCATTGGCGGACTGAACAAAAACATCCGCGCCCAGCGTTTTGGCTTTAGCCACAAAAATATCGCGGTCTTTTTGCCAGCGCTCTAATCGTAAGTCATCAATTGCCATACCAATTTTAATTTCTTTCGCGAGCCCTGACTGGCTGAACAATACTAAAGCGGCACAGGCAGAAAGAATTAATTTATTCATTTTCATCATGTCAGACCTTTTATAAGAATAAGTAGAGGCAGATACAGAGAAACTCGTACAGAAATGACACAGGGATTGTTGCCGCTGGGTTATTAATCGGCAATTGCAGATTTTAATCACTGCGTTATGTTTTTTTGTTTATTCTCGGAATTATGATGGAGATCATGGTTTGATTGTAATAAGCACAACATAAGTGCAATTATTCTCGAGGCATCATGGAGAACGAATAAAAACACTAAACAGAACGGCTTATTTATGCGATCTGACGCACACTTAATAATTCTATTAATTTGAGTGTGAAATAACGTAATTGTGAGAAGCCCGTTCAACTCTGAAGATAGAAGCTCAGCCTCCCAGTCCCGCTGGGCCCGTTTTCAAGGAGTTATTCAATGCACGCATATTTCGACAAGCTCGACGCCGTTCGCTACGAAGGTGCTAACAGCACTAACCCGCTGGCATTCCGTCATTACAACCCTGAAGAAGTGATCCTTGGCAAAACCATGGCTGAGCATCTTCGCTTTGCGGCGTGTTACTGGCACACATTCTGCTGGAATGGTAACGACATGTTCGGTGTGGGCGCTTTTGACCGTCCGTGGCAGCAACCCGGCAACGCGCTGGAACTGGCAAAACGCAAAGCCGATGTGGCTTTCGAATTCTTCAAAAAACTGAACGTCCCGTATTACTGCTTCCACGATGTCGACGTCTCGCCGGAAGGCGCATCAATCAAAGAATATATTAATAACTTCGCCATCATGACCGACGTTCTGGCGCAAAAGCAGGAAGCCAGCGGCGTTAAACTGTTGTGGGGCACAGCTAACTGTTTCACCAACCCTCGCTACGGCGCGGGCGCGGCAACCAATCCTAATCCTGAAGTTTACAGCTGGGCAGCCACACAGGTGGTTCACGCCATGAACGCCACCAAACAGCTGGGCGGTGAAAACTATGTGTTGTGGGGTGGCCGTGAAGGTTACGAAACCCTGCTTAACACAGACCTGCGCCAGGAACGTGAACAGCTTGGCCGCTTCATGCAAATGGTCGTTGAACATAAACACAAAATTGGCTTCCAGGGCACATTGCTGATCGAACCTAAACCACAGGAACCGACCAAACATCAGTACGATTATGACGTCGCATCCGTGTACGGTTTCCTGAAACAATTTGGTCTGGAAAAAGAGATCAAAGTGAATATCGAAGCTAACCACGCCACGCTGGCAGGCCACTCTTTCCACCACGAAATTGCCAATGCCATTGCACTTGGGATCTTCGGTTCCGTGGATGCCAACCGTGGCGACCCGCAATGCGGCTGGGATACTGACCAGTTCCCCAACAGCGTCGAGGAAAATGCGCTGGTGATGTATGAAATCATCAAAGCAGGCGGTTTCACCACCGGCGGTCTGAACTTCGATTCCAAAGTACGCCGTCAAAGCACCGACAAATATGACCTGTTCTACGGCCATATCGGCGGCATGGACACCATGGCGCTGGCACTCAAAGTCGCCGCACGCATGATTGAAAGCCGCGAACTGGATAAACATGTCGCGCAGCGTTACGCGGGCTGGAACACCGAGTTCGGTCAGCAAATCCTGCAAGGTAAAATGTCGCTGGAATCCCTCAGCAGCTATGCGCAGCAACATGCGTTAGCGCCTGAGCACCAGAGCGGCCAGCAGGAACGTCTGGAAAATCTGGTTAACCGTTATCTGTTTGGTTAATTTATCAGAATGGATCAACGCCCTGCTGCCTGTGGTTCGCAGGGCGTTGTCCGTTCAGGAAACGGGTTAACCCACCACCCACCACCCTTCACCCGCGCGCCGTGGTGTCATGACCGCCCTGCGTGGAGCAGGAAAAAGGAAAATGTATGTATCTTGGTATAGATCTGGGCACCTCTGGCGTGAAAGCCATTTTACTCGGCGAAGAAGGTCAGGTTATTGCCAGCCACAGTGAGGCGTTAACCCTTTCCCGTCCGCACCCGTTATGGTCTGAACAAAACCCTGCCGACTGGTGGGTAGCAACCGATAAAGCGGTAACCGCCCTTTCCAAAAAACACGCGCTCAAAGACGTTAAAGCTCTCGGACTGACCGGCCAGATGCACGGTGCCACTGTGCTTGATGCTCATCAGCAGGTTCTGCGTCCGGCGATTTTATGGAACGATGGCCGCAGCTTCAGCCAGTGCGAAACGTTGGAAAAAACCGTTCCCGATTCACGCCAGATCACCGGCAACCTGATGATGCCGGGTTTCACCGCGCCTAAGCTGCTCTGGCTGCGTGAGAATGAACCTGAAATTTTCGCGAAAATCGATAAGGTCTTATTACCGAAAGATTATCTGCGCTGGCTGATGACCGGCGTTTTCGCCAGCGATATGTCAGACGCGGCGGGCACTATGTGGCTGGACGTCGCGAAACGCGACTGGAGCGAAACGATGCTGGCCGCCACCGGCCTGACACGCGAGCATATGCCTGCGCTTTATGAAGGCAATCAGATAACCGGCCACTTGTTACCTGAACTCGCCTCTCGCTGGAAAATGGATTCCGTGCCAGTGATTGCCGGCGGTGGCGATAACGCGGCGGGCGCAGTGGGCGTCGGGTTGTATAAAACCGGGCAAGCCATGTTATCGCTGGGTACGTCCGGTGTTTATTTCGCGGTCAGCGACGGTTTTCTCAGTAATCCGCAGCAGGCCGTCCACAGTTTCTGTCATGCCCTGCCAGACACCTGGCACCTGATGTCCGTGATGCTCAGC from Rahnella sikkimica encodes the following:
- the xylB gene encoding xylulokinase, whose amino-acid sequence is MYLGIDLGTSGVKAILLGEEGQVIASHSEALTLSRPHPLWSEQNPADWWVATDKAVTALSKKHALKDVKALGLTGQMHGATVLDAHQQVLRPAILWNDGRSFSQCETLEKTVPDSRQITGNLMMPGFTAPKLLWLRENEPEIFAKIDKVLLPKDYLRWLMTGVFASDMSDAAGTMWLDVAKRDWSETMLAATGLTREHMPALYEGNQITGHLLPELASRWKMDSVPVIAGGGDNAAGAVGVGLYKTGQAMLSLGTSGVYFAVSDGFLSNPQQAVHSFCHALPDTWHLMSVMLSAASCLDWAAKLTGTASVGELISLAEKTPPAASPVWFLPYLSGERTPHNNPNAKGTLFGLTHEHGPADIARAVLEGVGFALADGMDVLHATGLKPHSITLIGGGARSPYWRQMLADISGETLEYRTGGDVGPALGAARLAQIAVNTGRPLAEFLPPLLLEQVHEPDMVKHADYLARREVFRELYVRLEGLM
- the xylA gene encoding xylose isomerase, whose product is MHAYFDKLDAVRYEGANSTNPLAFRHYNPEEVILGKTMAEHLRFAACYWHTFCWNGNDMFGVGAFDRPWQQPGNALELAKRKADVAFEFFKKLNVPYYCFHDVDVSPEGASIKEYINNFAIMTDVLAQKQEASGVKLLWGTANCFTNPRYGAGAATNPNPEVYSWAATQVVHAMNATKQLGGENYVLWGGREGYETLLNTDLRQEREQLGRFMQMVVEHKHKIGFQGTLLIEPKPQEPTKHQYDYDVASVYGFLKQFGLEKEIKVNIEANHATLAGHSFHHEIANAIALGIFGSVDANRGDPQCGWDTDQFPNSVEENALVMYEIIKAGGFTTGGLNFDSKVRRQSTDKYDLFYGHIGGMDTMALALKVAARMIESRELDKHVAQRYAGWNTEFGQQILQGKMSLESLSSYAQQHALAPEHQSGQQERLENLVNRYLFG
- the xylF gene encoding D-xylose ABC transporter substrate-binding protein, with amino-acid sequence MKMNKLILSACAALVLFSQSGLAKEIKIGMAIDDLRLERWQKDRDIFVAKAKTLGADVFVQSANGNEETQMAQIENMINRGVDVLVIIPYNGEVLSNVIAEAKREGIKVLAYDRMINNADIDFYISFDNEKVGELQAQSLVDRVPQGNYFLMGGSPVDNNAKLFRAGQMKVLNPLIKDGKIKVVGDQWADGWLPENALKIMENALTANNNKIDAVVASNDATAGGAVQALSAQGLAGKVAISGQDADLAAIKRIEAGTQTMTVYKPITKLANDAAEIAVQLGKGETPKSNATLNNGKKDVPSYLLTPIQVDKNNIESTVVADGFHKKSDL